A segment of the Lathamus discolor isolate bLatDis1 unplaced genomic scaffold, bLatDis1.hap1 Scaffold_59, whole genome shotgun sequence genome:
CTGCAGCACCGGAGCtgcccctccccagccccagcagctcgACGGAGGCCGCCCCCCGCGCCACCTTCCCTGGGGGCGAGCTGCCCGCCCCGGGGGGGCTCTGCGCAGGGCCCTGGGCTCCCGCAGCCCCTGgggggctgctgcctgctgcagtcaAGGTGGAAGCCATCGTCATCTCCGACGAGGAGCCCGAGGCGGGCACCCGCCGCTCTGCCAGCCTCTTCCCGGCGCCTGCCCGTGCCCCGCGGCCTGCGGCCTTCGGGGAGGCATCGGGGGAGCCGCTGCCCTTCGGGCTGCCAGCGCTGCGGGAGCCGCTGTTCCTGCCACCGCTGGAGGGGCGCGGGGGCTTCGGGCTCTTCACCGAGGAGGCACCGACCTGCCCCACGTGCGGGAAAACGTTCTCCTGCTCCTACACCCTGCGGCGCCACGCCACCGTGCACACGCGGGAGCGTCCCTACGAGTGCCGCCATTGCCTGCGCAGCTACACCCAGTCCGGGGACCTCTACCGCCATATCCGCAAGGCCCATAGCCACGGGCCGCCCACCCGCGGCGGGGCCCACAGCGACCACGACCGTGACTGCGACAACCCCCCCTAAcggggccgggcggcggggccggcgggcGGAAGGACCCGGGGGGCGCCGGCGAGAGGGAGGGGCCGGGGGCGGGGCCGAGCGGGTGTACGGCAGTCACGTGGTGCAGCGCGGGAATAAAGCACCGCTGGAAAAGGGTGGTCCTTGAGGGGGCGTGGCTTGGGGCCACGCCCACGCCGCGCTCCTATTGGCTCTCGCCTGCCCAATGGCTGAGCTTGGTCACCACTGCACCTGCTGTGGCAGAGCGTCTGCGCGTCGCTTTGCCGCCCCCTGGCGTGAAGGAGGAACTCGGGAGCTGCCTCCGGTCCCGTCCCAGTTTGAATAGGGATGAAtcccagtccatccccagccctATCCCAGTTATAACAGGGCCAAATACCAGTCCGGCCGAATCAGCCCCAGGTCCTGCTTCGTTCTGTCCCAGCAGACCCCAGGCACTGCGTGGTCTTGTCTCGATCTCTCCCAgtcccctccccatccttcccaaTCCATCCCTGTCCCATCCCAGTCCTTCCCAATCCATCCCTCTCCCATCCCAGTCCTTCCCAATCCATCCCTCTCCCATCCCAGTCCTTCCCAATCCATCCCTCTCCCATCCCAGTCCTTCCCAATCCATCCCTGTCCCATCCAAGTCCTTCCCAATCCATCCCTCTCCCATCCCAGTCCTTCCCAGTCCCATTCAATCCCACCACACGAAGGCTTAAAGCACTTTAATCACAAAAATAGAGCTCTGTGCTGCGGCACCTATAAAAAGGGGGATTGGGGGTGGCGGGGGCCAGGGCGGGTGCCCCCACACCCGGgtcaggagcaggcaggggggCCCCCAGGGCGGGGGGCACAGGCCGGGGTCCCCCCGAAGAAGGTGGGCTCGGTGAGGGGGTGcaggagcagaaggaagagcagGACCCCCAGCAGGTAACAGGGCAGCAGCGCCCGGCGCCGGGGGTGCTCCAGTGCCGCCCCCACCGCTGGGAAGCCCATGGAGTTGCAGAAGGAATGACACAGCACCGGGCCCGCCAGGTGACCTGCGGGAGGGACGGACACACCGACAGAGCCATGGAGACCCCCCCGGTCATGCTGTACCCCCCCCCAAGCCTGCACCCACCTGtcctgaggaagaggaaggccGTGTAGGCGCCGAAGACGGCGGTGTAGGAGAACTGGAAAGCtatgggaaggaggaagaggggggcTGGAGGGGCCCGGATCCCCCCCATGTTCCCCACACTGCTCCAGGCATCCCACATCCCCCCCAGACACCCCAAGTTAACCTTCAGCACCCCAACATCTTCCCTTCAGGCAGCCCAAATCCCCCTTGAGCACCCTATGTgcctcccccagcaccccaaTATCCCACCCAGACACTCCAAATCCCCCTTAAGAACACTATGTACCCCCCAGGCACTCCAAATCCCCCTTAGTCACCCTATGTGTCCCCCTGGGCACCCTACCCTGCCCCATCCACTCCATAtccccctcccagctccccaACCACCCCTCGCCCCGGGCCCCCATAGCGGTACCTGCTGACATAAAGATGCTGCTGACAGAGCCCTGTCGGAACCGGAGCTGCTCAATGACGTGGTGGAAATGGGCTGGGGGGTGAGAACAGGGCTGTgagggttggtttgggggggcCAAGGGGGGGTCCCCGGGGTGGGGTTCACTCACCCACACCGAAGAAGAGGGGGCAGGCGAGGACGGCAGGGCCGGGCCCGGTGCAGGGCACCAGCATGGGCAGCATGCAGGCACGGAACACCAGCTCCTCCGTCAGCGGGGCCACCACCTGGTTCCGTAGCCAGCGCACGTCCCCCAGGCACAGCACCCAGAACCGGGGGTCTGCGGGACAAAGAGGGGGTTCGGGGGGGCATGAATAGACCCTaaacctcctcctgctgcccccccAAACCCACTGCCCCATTCACTGCTCCCTAACCCAACAGCtccacccccccaaaacccccatcAATGCCCAACtgctcccccccaccccattaCCCAGCACCCTGGTTGGGACCCCCCCCAAGAAGTTGTGTCCCCCCCTTACCAAAAGCCACTCTGATGCCATCGAGCCAGCGCCAGGGACAGTCCATGGAGAGCTGGATGAGGGGTCCCAGGAAAAGGATCTGGGGGGCATGGGGGGCTTACAGGGGGGCTGGATGGGGTCAGGGGCTGGTgaccccccccagccccacacataCCATAgtgagcagcagtggcagcagcgtGGCCGGCACCAGTCCCTCCAGGCgcagccccagcagtgctggcagggGGGTGTCGAGCTGTGGGGAGGAAATGGGGGGTGAGCACCACATGTgggggtgtcccccccccacAACCCGGGGCACAGCCCCCTCCACACTCACCTTGACGCCCGTCAGCTCCTTCCAGAGCCACACAAAGGCCGGCGAGAGCCCCGACACCACCAGGACGCTGGTGAAGCGCCGCTTGATGACAGACGGATGGTCCCTGTGGCCAAGGGGGGGTCAGTGTGCGGTGGGGGGGgctgccccccattgcccccactCCACAGACACTAAAGAGCTCCCCCAGGCCCTCCCACCCCCTTCATGTACTCCATAACCCCCCCCAATAACTCAAAGACCCCGTTCCGAGTGCCCTCAATGCACTCCAGCCCCCCCGGTACCACTTAAACCCCGCCAGGTACGCTACAGACCACCCCAGCCCCCCCGGTGCCCTATAGACCCCCAAATCCCCTACAGACCCCCACGGACCCTACAACCCCCCCCCAGACCGCCCCCAAGCACCCCACAGACCCCCCTAGAGCCCCTCATGTACCCGACAGACCCCCCCCCAAGCCCGCTACAGCCCCCCAGCGCCCCGGCCCGTACCGCGGCAGGGGGCTGCCCCACACGTAGAGGCTGCCCACGTAGGAGCAGGCCAGGCTGAGGCAGGCGAGCACCGCGGCCCAGCACGGcccggggccggcggcgggggcCGGAGCCGCGCCGGGGCCGGGACCGGGGCCCGGCCCGGTTCGAGCCGGCGCGGCCGCGGCCCAGGACGAGGCGCCCGCGGGCTGCGACAGCGCCATGGCGGGGGGGCGGGGCCAGCCCCGGGGGCGGGGCCTAGGCTGGAGGGGCGGGGCCAGCGCCAGGTGCAGCAGGGCGGGGGCGCGGGGGCGGGGCGTTCCAGAGGCGGGGATAGGAGAAATGGGCGTGGCTTGAAGTGGGCGGGGTTTGAGGATGGGGGCGGGGATTGAGATGGGGCGTGGTTGTCGGGGCGGGGCGTCAGGGGGCGGGGCAATGGCGTGGTTACTGAGTGGGAAAACGGAGTGGGGGAACTGGGACAGAGCGGGGCAAAGGGGAGCAACTGGGAAAACTGGGACCAGTGGGGAACTGGAATTGACTGGGAGAACTGGCACCAGTAGGGAACTGGGACCAGTGGGGGACTGGGAGAAATGGGACCAGTAGGGAATTGAGACCAGTTGGGGACTGGGAGTGACTGGGAGAACTGGGACCAGTGGGGGATTGGGACCAGTGGGGAACTGGGAATGGCTGGAAGAACTGGGACCGACTGAGAGAAATAGGAGCAACTGGGAGAATGGGGAGCAAATGTGGCACTAGAAACAACAAAGGAAACTGGGACCAACTGGGGGAACTGGACTGGGGCTGCCAGAACCAGCTGGGACCGGGTGAACTGGGTGAACTGGGCTGGCACATGGCAGAGGAGtgggctccatccctgtcccttAGGACATCCATCGGGCCATCTCCTGAAGCAACACCTGCAGGATGggggggggtcaatggggtttAATGGGGGAGTAAAAGGGGGGGTCCCCCCCAGTGACACCCACCTGCCCCTGGCTGCTCTGGGAACCCTCCTcattcccctcctcttcctcctcctccatttgTTCGCTCCGCACACGGGGATGCTCCAATGGGGACCCTGGGAGGGGTCAAagggggggtctatggggcggGTGGGGGGCTGTGGACCCCCACCTCCATCCCGGCGTGTCCCTCACCCCCCCGGGGGTCCCTGGGGGTCTCGCAGGAGCCGATGGGCAGCAGCCGCCTGTGGGTGACCTCAGCCAAGCTCTGACGAGCGGCCGCCACCAAAGCTGGGGTGTCCTCAACCTGTGGGGACACCAGGAAGGGGAACGGGGGGTGAGAACCTCCCCCAGACCCCCCCTTCACCTCGGGGGTCCGTGTGACCCCCCCGTACCTGCATGGAGCGCAGGCAGCCCCGGCGGAACCGGGTGCTGGTGCTCCCGGTCACCACAGCCATCACCGCGTCCAGCGCGACAGAAAGGGACCGTGCCAGGCGCTGCTGGGCCTGCGGGATGGGAAACGGGGTTCAATGGGGGTGCtggtgccccccccccaaatgtGTGGTACCAACCTCGTGCCGCTGGCGCAGCTCCCCCAGTACGGGGTGGACGAGGGTCCGGAGCCCACGGGCCAGCGCCGGGCGGCTGCTCCATAGCGTCTGCtccaggtgctgcagcagcaccaggcgGGTGCCTGCGGGGACAGATGGGGACAGCCCGGACCATGGGGACACCCCCAGACCATGGGGACACCCCTTAGACCATGGGGACACCCCTGTATGACAGAGACAGCCCCAAGACCACGGGGACACCCCCAGACCATGGGGACACCCCTGTATGACAGAGACACCCCCAGACCATGGGGACACCCCTGTATGACAGAGACACCCCAAGACAATGGGGACACCCCCAGATTATGGGGACACCCCTGTATGACAGAGACACCCCCAAGACCATGGGGACACCCCCAAGACCACGGGGACACCCCCAGACAATGGGGACACTCCTGTATGACAGAGACACCCCTAAGACCATGGGGACACCACATAGACCATGGGGACACCCCCTGACAATGGGGAACCCCCAACCTCAGCCCTCCCAGTCCCACTCACTGGCATCATACGCCTGGAAGGGGTCCTCgtgctggaggaagaggaagagcaggaggctctgggggtgctggtcccCATCGGGGCCATCCGCTCCCTGCTGCACCGTGTAGGTGGCATCGGGGgccaccagctctgcagggacaagatggggggcactgggggtgCTGCCACCGGTGGGACCCCCCCTTGTTGTCACCAGACCCCCCCTCACCTTCCTCCCCCTCTGTCTGGGCATGGGGGGCCGCGGTAAAGCCGAATTGCTCCCAATCCGCCATCCAAGAGGGATCCTGGAAGAACCGGGGCACTGCGGCCGGGAGCCCCGCGGGGTCGTACAGGAACAAGTGGCCACGGTCAAGGACAACGGCCTGGCCCCatgtgtgcccccccccccccgccccccccagtTCCGTCCCGGATCCCACCGGGAACACCGGGATATGGCAATGGTGTTGAGGCAGGAGGGCCGGTTGGGGGCCCGGCGCAGGCAGGGGCACAAGGCAGCCACAGGGACCAGGCTCAGCTCCCCCCCAAGTCCTGCGGCCACCGCGGGGGGGGGCACCCGCAGGCGGATGGGGGGGCCCAGTGTGGGGTGGATCCTGCTGCAGGGGGGGGCACCCCCAGCGGCTGCCGgcctggagctgggggagagaCGAGAGGAGGGTGCTGGGTCCATccggatgcagcccaggatgtgcAGCATCCCCCGGGACAGCCCCAAGGGATCATGTCCATGTCCTGCTGCCCCCCCCTCACCGCCACCCCCTCTGCATCCTGGGGACCCTGAGCCACCCCCTGTGCATCCCATTAGCCCTGAGCTACCCTGGCCTGGCCCCATTCTGTCGttatccccatccctgtcatcatccctgtccccattcTATCTCCATCCCTGTCTTCATCCCCATCCTttccctatccccatccctgtcttcATCCACATCCTTTCCCTATTCCCATCCCTATCCCCGCCCTttccctatccccatccctgtTTTCATCCCCATCCTTTTACCTAATCCCATCctatcctcatccccatccctgtcttcATCCCCATCCTTTCCTTATCCCCATCCCaatcctgtccccatcccagctcccatcccatcctgcccCATTGGATCCCCATCCTgccctcatccccatcccatcccatcccatcctacaGCACGAAGTGCCAGCTCTGGACCCGCAGCCTCACTCCCTCCAGCGTCCAGGCActctccctcctgcagaacacAGGGACAAGGCTGGCACCGGCCTGGGACCCCCCCGAATCCCCCCCCATGGGGTCCCAGGTTGGGGGTGCCCATAGGATGTGGGGGTGTCCCTGGTGTCTCACCCATAGCTGTGCGAGGCCACGGCTCCATTCATGCTGACACACAAGTGAAACTCCACCTGGGGGGCATGGAAGGGGGGGGTTTAAACGTTGGGACCCCCCCTGTGTGCACCCCGATGTGTGTCATCCCCCCCCCCGCGCTGGTACCTCGGGGTGCACCACGCTGGCCTTGTGCAGGAACTGCCGCAGCCACACACAGTCGGGGGGGGCgcagagctgggggggggggcacggggaggtggggggggcaCCCCAAAGCCCCCCACCACCTCAGTGGGGGGGGGTCCTGCTGCTTCACCCCAGTTTGGGGAGACAACGCCAGCCCTGCCAAGGGACTGGAAACCAGTTTGGGGGCTGCTGTGGGTATTGGGGAACcgcctgcccccccccccgtgaCCCCAATttgtcgtccccccccccaaaaccaggcCACCCCGGTTATATTTATCCACTTGCCCTACTTGTGGCGGGGGCCGGAGCTCCCCCGGGGCCCCCGGCCCCAATTCTGCCCCCCCCCAAGGTCACCCTGGGTGTGGGGAAGGAGAgcaaatgggggggggggggggggctgggatTGAGGGGACCCCCCCTCACCTGAAAGGCCAGGCACAGGCGGGCCCGGCGCAGGATGCGGCCGCAGCACGGAGCAGGGACATGGGGCACCCCCGGCACCCCCAGAGCGGCTGCGGGATGGGGGGGGCACAGTGAGGACCCCCCCCGATGGGGGTGGAGCTGCACTgggggggggcgcggggggggtCCTACCTCCCAAAAGGGCTTCGGTGTCGATGCCATGGGTCAGGTCCCCGGCGGCCGCCACTGCAGGGACAAAGGGGGGGTTGGGGTCCcctcaccacccccccccccgaaaccCCCCTCCTtcgtctcccccccccccaccggtgATGGTGCAGCCGGACTGGGCCGTGTCCCCCTCTGCTGCCAGGGCCACCAGCAGGGACCCCCCCTTCTGCTCCCcgctgctgggggggggcaggacCAGGAGGAGCCGCTCCAGAACCTGCGGGGACAAACGGGGTGGGGGGACCCCAAGAGACCCCCGTCCCCATTAGTGACCTCTGACCCCACCAGTGACCCCCAGAGACCCCTTAGGGAAGCCCCTGAACCCCCTCACCCAACGCACGGCCCGGTCCGCCATGTTGTGCCCCCCCAACTCCCCTTTTCCCGCGAGCGCCCCCTGGCGGCGTGGAGGAAGGGGGGCGCCAAGGCCACCCCCACCACTCCCCCCAACCAGGGAGGGGCGGTCACTATGGCAACGGGCGGGGGCGGGGCCCCTCCCTCCCATGGGCGGGGCCAGCGGAGCCGCGTCGCCACAGCAACCGGGGCGGGCGCTTCCACCTGAGGCCTgccccggggggggggaggaggggcagTTGCCATGGTGACAGCGGGCGGGTCAAACGGAGTGAGGGGGGAACATCTGGGTTcaccccggggggggggggatgtatggggggatatggggcagcaccccccccccggccTGGTGTGTGAGTGTGTGCCCCTCCCGGTCCCGGTGACCCCCCCGCCCTGCAGTGGTCCCGCCCCCCCTCCCCGGTGAGGCTGTGGCcccgcccccggccccgcccctcccgccGCGGGTGTGATGAGCTGCCGCGGCCTCAGCCCGCTCCGGCACCGCAGCGCAGGTAGGACCGGGACGGGACCGGGGACGGGGACGGCAACGGGAACCGGGGGGTGTGGGGGGCATCACACCGGGAGGAGCCCCCCCGGGCACCATCCCGCACCGCATCCCCCGTCcccgcatcccccccccccgccactgCGGCAGCCGCTCCGGTCCCCGCAGCACCGGGCAGGGCCCGTCCGTGTTCGTGTCCCCCCCCGCTTTGTCCCGGGTGCCGCCGGTGCTGCGGGGCCTTgtcctggggtggggggggcacaCGCGTGTCCGAATCCTTCCCCCCCCCGGTGCGGGGGGTCCGGCCGCTGATCCCGCACTAGAGCATTAAGCTGCCGCcggcggagggggggggtgCGGGGAGGGGGGGCAAGGACCGGGGATGGAACCCGCACAGGGACGGGAGGGGAGCCCCGGGGGGTGAACGGAGAGGAGGGGGGGGTCCTTGGGGGAGTTTGGGAGTCCctggaagggaagggggggtTCATTGAGTGCTCAGGGGTCTCTtgggaggatgggggggggcCTCACAAGTACGAGGGGGGGCTCAAACATTGTTGGGGTCTGTCACAGGTTGGGGGGGTCCTTCTGATTTCGGGGTCCCCTTGGTTAAGGGGATGTCCCTTATGGTTTGGGGGGGACCTATGTGGGGGCCCTGTGTGTCCTCCTcaggtctgggggggg
Coding sequences within it:
- the TOP6BL gene encoding type 2 DNA topoisomerase 6 subunit B-like isoform X2, with the translated sequence MASTPKPFWEVGPPPRPPPVQLHPHRGGSSLCPPHPAAALGVPGVPHVPAPCCGRILRRARLCLAFQLCAPPDCVWLRQFLHKASVVHPEVEFHLCVSMNGAVASHSYGRESAWTLEGVRLRVQSWHFVLSRPAAAGGAPPCSRIHPTLGPPIRLRVPPPAVAAGLGGELSLVPVAALCPCLRRAPNRPSCLNTIALFLYDPAGLPAAVPRFFQDPSWMADWEQFGFTAAPHAQTEGEEELVAPDATYTVQQGADGPDGDQHPQSLLLFLFLQHEDPFQAYDASTRLVLLQHLEQTLWSSRPALARGLRTLVHPVLGELRQRHEAQQRLARSLSVALDAVMAVVTGSTSTRFRRGCLRSMQVEDTPALVAAARQSLAEVTHRRLLPIGSCETPRDPRGASPCAERTNGGGGRGGE
- the RCE1 gene encoding CAAX prenyl protease 2, giving the protein MALSQPAGASSWAAAAPARTGPGPGPGPGAAPAPAAGPGPCWAAVLACLSLACSYVGSLYVWGSPLPRDHPSVIKRRFTSVLVVSGLSPAFVWLWKELTGVKLDTPLPALLGLRLEGLVPATLLPLLLTMILFLGPLIQLSMDCPWRWLDGIRVAFDPRFWVLCLGDVRWLRNQVVAPLTEELVFRACMLPMLVPCTGPGPAVLACPLFFGVAHFHHVIEQLRFRQGSVSSIFMSAAFQFSYTAVFGAYTAFLFLRTGHLAGPVLCHSFCNSMGFPAVGAALEHPRRRALLPCYLLGVLLFLLLLHPLTEPTFFGGTPACAPRPGGPPACS
- the TOP6BL gene encoding type 2 DNA topoisomerase 6 subunit B-like isoform X1, which gives rise to MASTPKPFWEVGPPPRPPPVQLHPHRGGSSLCPPHPAAALGVPGVPHVPAPCCGRILRRARLCLAFQLCAPPDCVWLRQFLHKASVVHPEVEFHLCVSMNGAVASHSYGRESAWTLEGVRLRVQSWHFVLSRPAAAGGAPPCSRIHPTLGPPIRLRVPPPAVAAGLGGELSLVPVAALCPCLRRAPNRPSCLNTIALFLYDPAGLPAAVPRFFQDPSWMADWEQFGFTAAPHAQTEGEEELVAPDATYTVQQGADGPDGDQHPQSLLLFLFLQHEDPFQAYDASTRLVLLQHLEQTLWSSRPALARGLRTLVHPVLGELRQRHEAQQRLARSLSVALDAVMAVVTGSTSTRFRRGCLRSMQVEDTPALVAAARQSLAEVTHRRLLPIGSCETPRDPRGGSPLEHPRVRSEQMEEEEEEGNEEGSQSSQGQVLLQEMARWMS